Proteins encoded by one window of Engraulis encrasicolus isolate BLACKSEA-1 chromosome 21, IST_EnEncr_1.0, whole genome shotgun sequence:
- the LOC134437436 gene encoding uncharacterized protein LOC134437436, with product MLYFLLDTYIEVTFLEGSSSSDWSPSCASQGSSSGSVASDSTVILESTKTRRRQLIEGPLDGNVARDNVRDVLCSKPGGKEILEEYKKTSTISDVTRRKMVNILVADMVENHGRVPPVNVRNLYALGITTLFPNLSDPDSKNGYEHFYDHQSGSGYLAWRLKTVQRTSAQDHKKSKTTFQEGPKTPRSIHSDEKQLTGDECREAISTMKHSSDTILVKNKMKATFQHRQRVIQNPESASTVLDLFPRFLDTPGLIDQDFSMIFGEEVSGKFLSKWPTFFKPRVIADCCKNLTPSPHVDELLLSAQQESDDSVWHSEEWDSEMAAILLLLHLLPPTVKGKKSCKMSASEATRRLIKFMKVGSSMETFLKETGPRQPFLLGVGERSNCIQDFYIILDQKAIPCRMQTPVAAFDELFKAHYAFAVSYDDALSSFFIFIQTTVYGIDVGKVKESPRVKEIRARLLHCEI from the exons ATGCTGTATTTTCTCTTAGATACCTATATTGAGGTGACGTTCTTAGAGGGTTCATCTTCATCAGACTGGTCACCATCATGTGCATCCCAAGGGTCATCATCAGGTTCTGTGGCTTCTGACTCAACAGTGATACTGGAATCTACAAAGACTCGGAGGAGACAGCTGATTGAAGGGCCCCTGGATGGCAACGTTGCAAGAGAT AATGTTAGGGATGTTCTGTGTTCAAAGCCCGGTGGAAAAGAAATACTAGAAGAGTACAAGAAAACAAGCACCATCAGTGATGTTACAAGAAGAAAGATGGTCAACATTCTTGTGGCAGATATGGTGGAGAACCATGG GAGGGTGCCTCCGGTAAATGTGCGAAACCTCTATGCACTTGGGATTACAACACTGTTCCCGAATTTGAGTGACCCAGATTCCAAGAATGGCTAT GAACATTTTTATGATCATCAGAGCGGTTCCGGTTACCTAGCGTGGAGGCTGAAAACTGTTCAGCGGACCTCTGCTCAAGACCACAAGAAATCCAAGACAACTTTCCAAGAGGGCCCCAAGACTCCACGCAGTATCCATTCAGATGAGAAGCAGTTGACCGGGGATGAATGCAGGGAAGCCATATCAACGATGAAACACTCAAGTGATACAATCCTTGTCAAAAATAAGATGAAGGCTACATTCCAGCACAGACAAAGAGTCATTCAAAACCCAGAAAGTGCCTCTACTGTCCTGGATCTCTTTCCCAGATTTTTGGATACACCTGGCTTG ATCGATCAAGACTTCTCAATGATCTTTGGTGAGGAGGTGTCTGGTAAATTCCTGTCCAAGTGGCCAACCTTTTTCAAACCGAGAGTCATCGCAGATTGCTGCAAGAACCTAACTCCGAGTCCACATGTTGATGAGCTGCTTCTGTCTGCACAACAAGAGTCTGATGATAGTG TCTGGCATTCTGAGGAGTGGGATTCTGAGATGGCTGCCATCCTTCTTCTGCTTCACCTCCTGCCTCCAACAGTTAAAGGCAAGAAGAGTTGCAAGATGAGTGCGTCGGAGGCTACTCGACGCCTGATCAAGTTCATGAAG GTGGGATCAAGCATGGAGACCTTCCTTAAAGAAACTGGCCCCAGACAGCCCTTTCTGCTCGGTGTTGGAGAAAGAAGCAACTGCATCCAGGACTTCTACATCATCCTGGACCAGAAGGCCATTCCCTGCAGGATGCAGACCCCAGTTGCTGCCTTTGATGAGCTCTTCAAGGCGCATTATGCTTTTGCTGTGTCGTATGATGATGCCCTGTCcagcttcttcatcttcatccaaaCCACTGTGTATGGCATTGACGTCGGCAAAGTGAAAGAAAGTCCCAGGGTAAAAGAAATCCGAGCAAGGCTTCTTCACTGCGAGATTTGA